A region of Ammospiza nelsoni isolate bAmmNel1 chromosome 8, bAmmNel1.pri, whole genome shotgun sequence DNA encodes the following proteins:
- the PWWP2B gene encoding PWWP domain-containing protein 2B — MAEPGAAAGDAAGAPPPRVGAWVPVLVEQMVNDTLVVTLSCGERRFTGVLLDCSKRSGLFCLPSSFPKHEEPPAGACATGAAEGRGAAEGRGATEGRGATEGRGATEGRGATEGDPEPRPAGPLPAEEPLPPLLPAPGSLPPFPPYFEGAPFPRPLWLRHTYNQWVPQPPPRTIKRTRRRLSRNRDPGRLIMSTIRLRPRQVLCEKCKNTLNPEDASAPRQNAKTRRKLSIQDKEQKKHGDSDYMEKRNKREKREDDKFSGELVHRTPVIKISYSTPQGKGEVVKIPSRVHGSVKPFCPEPVLQNGAGDQEESGDSERCRQTKCLMDKSAGSQLASIPKLKLTRPVHSSVDVPPPKIRLKPHRINDGESVSIYKAELIDEINVLQNSGESDPGAFYNDESADRSLAEMSSGSSGEDDDFKRFPQGKDGHDNLAFLMNYRKRKADSSSLSVCSNDSLDESKSSSSEVTSPELCDFLPGDDASVSSSSKDERKIVPPLTVRLHTQSVSKCVTEDGRTVSVGDIVWGKIHGFPWWPARVLDINLSQKENGEPSWREAKVSWFGSPTTSFLSVSKLSPFSEFFKLRFNRKKKGMYRKAITEAAKAVKHLTPEIRDLLTQFET, encoded by the exons aTGGCCGagcccggggcggcggcgggggacGCGGCgggggcgccgccgccgcgggtGGGCGCGTGGGTGCCGGTGCTGGTGGAGCAGATGGTGAACGACACGCTGGTGGTGACGCTGAGCTGCGGGGAGCGGCGCTTCACCGGCGTGCTGCTGGACTGCTCCAAGAG GTCTGGATTGTTCTGCCTGCCATCGTCCTTCCCGAAGCACGAGGAGCCTCCCGCCGGTGCCTGCGCTACCGGAGCCGCCGAGGGCAGGGGAGCCGCCGAGGGCAGGGGTGCCACCGAGGGCAGGGGTGCCACCGAGGGCAGAGGTGCCACTGAGGGTAGAGGTGCCACCGAGGGCGATCCAGAGCCGCGGCCCGCCGGCCCCCTGCCCGCCGAGgagccgctgccgccgctgctgcccgCCCCGGGCAGCCTGCCGCCCTTCCCGCCCTACTTCGAGGGAGCCCCGTTCCCCCGGCCCCTGTGGCTGCGGCACACCTACAACCAGTGGgtcccgcagccgccgccgcggACTATAAAGAGGACGAGGAGGCGCTTGTCGCGCAACAGGGACCCGGGCAGGCTCATCATGAGCACCATCAGGCTGCGGCCCCGGCAGGTGCTCTGCGAGAAGTGCAAGAACACGCTGAACCCCGAGGATGCCAGCGCGCCGCGGCAGAACGCCAAGACCAGGAGGAAGCTGAGCATCCAGGACAAGGAGCAGAAGAAGCACGGCGACTCTGACTAcatggagaaaagaaacaaaagagagaagagggaggaTGACAAGTTTTCTGGGGAACTGGTGCATCGAACGCCAGTTATAAAAATATCCTACAGTACTCCGCAAGGGAAAGGTGAAGTGGTAAAAATCCCTTCCCGGGTTCATGGCTCAGTCAAACCGTTCTGTCCGGAGCCAGTGCTGCAGAACGGAGCCGGGGACCAAGAGGAGAGCGGGGACTCTGAACGGTGTCGACAAACCAAATGTTTAATGGACAAGTCAGCAGGCAGCCAGCTTGCTTCCATTCCAAAACTGAAGCTCACACGGCCAGTGCATTCCAGCGTGGATGTCCCACCCCCAAAGATACGGCTGAAGCCCCATCGCATCAACGATGGTGAGAGTGTTTCAATCTATAAGGCAGAACTGATTGATGAAATCAATGTCCTCCAGAACAGCGGGGAGTCCGATCCCGGAGCGTTTTACAATGATGAGTCCGCCGACAGAAGTTTAGCTGAGATGTCTTCAGGCAGTTCAGGTGAAGATGATGACTTCAAAAGGTTTCCCCAGGGTAAAGATGGACATGATAACTTGGCTTTCCTCATGAATTACCgtaaaagaaaagcagattctTCTAGTTTATCGGTGTGTAGCAATGACAGTCTAGATGAATCCAAGTCTTCTAGTTCGGAAGTGACATCACCAGAACTGTGTGACTTTTTGCCTGGTGATGATGCCTCTGTCTCTTCATCTTCAAAAGATGAGCGTAAAATTGTGCCCCCACTGACAGTCAGACTGCACACCCAGAGTGTGTCTAAATGTGTTACAGAAGATGGAAGGACTGTTTCAGTGGGGGATATTGTCTGGGGTAAAATTCACGGGTTTCCGTGGTGGCCAGCACGTGTCCTTGACATAAACCTCAGCCAGAAGGAAAACGGGGAACCTTCGTGGCGAGAAGCTAAAGTGTCATGGTTTGGTTCTCCGACCACCTCGTTCTTGTCTGTCTCAAAACTCTCTCCTTTCTCGGAATTTTTCAAACTGAGGTTTAATCGCAAGAAGAAGGGCATGTACCGGAAAGCCATCACAGAGGCTGCAAAGGCAGTCAAGCACCTGACTCCAGAAATACGAGATCTCTTAACGCAGTTTGAGACATAA